The Nonlabens spongiae genome contains a region encoding:
- a CDS encoding mechanosensitive ion channel family protein has translation MDINWQEIKDFLNYPIIGQKGEEGFHLDTWMVILAVIGIVLTSIFLNFVKRFFTRKMDIADKRKFDSIFKFFNYVVYIIVIVIVLSTNGVNLTALFTASAVLFVGLGFALQDLFKDIIAGVTILIDKSVLVNDVIEMNGKVGRVFEIKLRSTRIITRDDKILVIPNHLFLTETVYNYTQNHPKTREVVEVGVAYGSDTKLVERVLLDCANKSKAILNSPEPFVMFNNFGDSSLDFGVYFFVEDSFTDPRIKSDLRFAIDRAFRENNITIPFPQRDVHFYDTRN, from the coding sequence ATGGATATCAACTGGCAAGAGATTAAGGATTTTTTGAACTACCCAATCATAGGTCAAAAAGGTGAAGAGGGTTTTCATCTTGATACTTGGATGGTAATCCTTGCGGTCATAGGTATCGTATTAACTTCTATATTTCTAAATTTTGTAAAACGCTTTTTCACGAGAAAAATGGACATTGCTGACAAACGCAAATTTGACAGCATTTTTAAGTTCTTCAACTATGTCGTTTACATCATTGTCATCGTAATCGTACTGAGTACTAACGGTGTCAATCTTACGGCGCTCTTCACGGCATCGGCTGTGCTCTTTGTGGGTCTTGGTTTTGCATTGCAGGATCTGTTCAAGGATATTATTGCAGGCGTAACCATTCTTATTGATAAGTCAGTGCTTGTTAATGACGTTATCGAGATGAACGGTAAAGTAGGCCGTGTTTTTGAGATCAAGCTGCGCAGTACAAGAATCATTACCCGCGACGATAAGATTCTTGTAATTCCTAACCATCTATTTCTTACAGAAACCGTTTATAATTATACACAAAACCACCCTAAAACTAGAGAAGTGGTTGAAGTAGGCGTCGCTTATGGAAGTGACACAAAACTGGTCGAGAGAGTGCTTTTAGATTGTGCAAACAAGTCTAAAGCTATCTTAAATAGTCCTGAACCATTTGTGATGTTCAATAACTTTGGGGATAGCTCTCTAGATTTTGGAGTCTATTTTTTCGTTGAGGACAGTTTCACTGATCCACGTATTAAAAGTGATCTACGATTTGCGATAGACCGGGCATTTAGGGAGAATAACATCACAATACCATTCCCACAAAGGGATGTTCATTTTTATGACACACGCAATTGA
- a CDS encoding DUF2911 domain-containing protein has protein sequence MKNILVLGIFLMSLIGSAQEFAPLDKSPMDAAYYPANAAKRKFAKTAVQRKSLEPKIRVLYSRPSLSGRELLRDSDNREDGVLKIGEPWRLGANESTELLLMDSAMIDGQKLPAGRYTMIVVPYENEWEIRINKENDGWGNYSYESDFDVVAAKIPVRKVKDFVDELSISLYNPDEKKAIHMLIGWGYYRAELPIMM, from the coding sequence ATGAAAAACATATTAGTATTAGGGATTTTTTTAATGAGTCTGATCGGGAGCGCACAGGAATTTGCGCCTTTGGACAAAAGCCCTATGGATGCGGCTTATTACCCAGCTAATGCCGCCAAAAGAAAATTTGCAAAAACTGCTGTGCAACGTAAAAGTCTTGAGCCTAAGATTCGGGTACTTTATAGTAGGCCTAGTTTGAGCGGGAGAGAACTTTTGCGCGATAGTGATAACCGAGAAGACGGTGTTTTAAAAATAGGTGAGCCGTGGAGGCTGGGAGCAAATGAGAGTACAGAGTTGTTGCTTATGGACTCTGCAATGATAGACGGGCAAAAGTTGCCTGCAGGAAGATATACCATGATTGTCGTTCCTTATGAAAATGAGTGGGAAATCCGTATCAATAAAGAAAATGATGGCTGGGGAAATTATTCCTATGAATCAGACTTTGATGTAGTCGCAGCAAAGATTCCCGTTAGAAAAGTAAAAGATTTTGTTGATGAGTTAAGTATTTCTTTATACAACCCTGATGAGAAGAAAGCGATTCACATGCTTATAGGTTGGGGTTATTATCGCGCAGAATTACCTATAATGATGTAG
- a CDS encoding MATE family efflux transporter, producing MRLSDYTRELPTNVKLAYPIVLGQIAHLIVALADNIMVGKLGAAQLAAVSLGNTLVFVAMSIGIGFSFAITPLVAETHSNGTLDKTRSYLDNGFLLCVVLGMILSGLLFLAEPILHHMDQPPEVVKLAIPYMRWVALSLIPLMLFQGLKQFSDGLSITTIPMYAAIGANAVNVLLNYFLIYGKWGFPRLEVEGAAIGTLASRVLMFLFIYLTLSRKRELKKFFDKSIKFSKRSVLKLLNIGFPTAMQMFFEVSLFTAAIILSGKLGTEYQAANQIALNLSAITFMFGVGLSVVATIRVSNQVGLKNYIDLKRIARSIFLMTLVLEILFATLFVLLNDLLPLLYIKEVSVIQLAASALLIAALFQISDGFQVVILGALRGLQDVWVPSMICMVSYGLLGLPVSYYLGLKTDLALSGIWIGLCAGLTASSVMMYLRYRYLLSNKLN from the coding sequence ATGAGACTTTCAGATTATACAAGAGAATTACCCACAAACGTAAAATTAGCCTACCCGATAGTCTTGGGTCAGATTGCTCATTTAATTGTAGCACTTGCTGATAACATTATGGTGGGAAAGTTGGGTGCAGCTCAGCTCGCTGCAGTTTCACTGGGCAATACCCTTGTTTTTGTAGCTATGTCCATCGGTATAGGATTTTCCTTTGCCATAACACCACTAGTTGCAGAAACTCATTCAAATGGGACTCTAGATAAAACCCGATCTTACTTGGATAACGGCTTTTTGCTTTGCGTAGTTCTAGGTATGATACTTTCTGGATTGCTCTTTTTGGCAGAACCTATCCTACACCATATGGATCAACCGCCAGAAGTTGTAAAACTGGCAATACCCTATATGCGATGGGTGGCTCTTTCATTGATACCTTTAATGCTTTTTCAAGGTCTCAAGCAATTTTCAGACGGTCTTTCCATCACCACTATTCCTATGTATGCGGCAATTGGTGCAAATGCGGTTAACGTATTACTCAATTACTTTTTAATATACGGTAAATGGGGTTTTCCAAGGCTTGAGGTAGAAGGGGCCGCTATTGGCACACTTGCATCAAGAGTTTTGATGTTTCTGTTTATTTATCTTACGCTTTCGCGAAAGCGAGAACTCAAAAAATTCTTCGATAAGTCGATCAAGTTCTCAAAACGATCGGTACTTAAGTTGTTGAATATCGGTTTCCCCACCGCCATGCAAATGTTCTTTGAAGTGTCATTGTTTACTGCGGCGATAATTCTCTCAGGTAAATTAGGAACAGAGTATCAAGCGGCAAATCAGATAGCATTGAACTTGTCTGCAATAACATTCATGTTTGGAGTAGGGTTAAGTGTGGTGGCAACCATTAGAGTCTCAAATCAAGTAGGATTGAAGAATTATATCGATCTCAAGCGCATCGCTCGTTCTATATTCTTGATGACGCTGGTACTGGAGATCTTGTTCGCAACACTTTTTGTTTTGCTGAACGATCTATTGCCACTCTTATATATTAAAGAAGTTAGCGTTATTCAACTTGCGGCGTCTGCTCTGTTGATTGCGGCCCTGTTTCAAATTTCAGATGGATTTCAAGTTGTAATACTAGGTGCGCTAAGAGGTCTACAAGATGTTTGGGTGCCTAGTATGATTTGTATGGTGTCTTATGGACTTCTCGGTTTGCCGGTATCTTACTATTTAGGTTTGAAAACTGATCTGGCTTTATCAGGAATATGGATTGGACTGTGCGCGGGACTAACCGCTTCAAGCGTGATGATGTACTTACGTTATAGATACCTGCTCAGCAATAAGCTAAACTGA
- a CDS encoding ABC transporter permease: protein MDKLWLILKREYLNKVRNRTFVIMTFVSPLIFVGVVLLISWLTSINSDEMRKVAILDSTGQDYAALFEDTERTDYILLEDMSQDMAVTASSEADYYGLLLLNGNQQGLDQAIFYSDDSPSSGFIEAIENKINKKATEGNYLSKGLDLTAIANAQVDNDIKLQKFSGEQTSKQAGWIKIATGGAAGYLLMMFIIIYGNMLMRSVIEEKTNRIIEVIVSSVKPKYLMLGKITGTSLAGITQFAIWVVLGGILVTVGSMILGVDAFTTPANADVIATTQDASKIELILNDVAQLPLLKLIICFFIYFIGGYFLYASIYAAIGAAVDSETDTQQFMLPVILPLMLAIYVGFFSVMDSPHGTVAVVFSYIPLTSPIVMLMRIPFGEIAIWEILLSMTILYGSIFLMIFISAKIYRIGILMYGKKTNWKELYKWLKY from the coding sequence ATGGATAAACTTTGGCTTATACTTAAAAGAGAGTATCTCAATAAAGTACGTAATCGCACGTTTGTGATCATGACATTTGTAAGTCCGTTGATTTTTGTGGGCGTTGTTTTATTGATAAGTTGGTTGACCAGTATTAATTCTGATGAAATGCGTAAGGTGGCCATTTTAGATTCTACGGGTCAAGATTATGCGGCTCTCTTTGAAGATACAGAACGTACAGACTACATACTTCTAGAAGATATGTCTCAGGACATGGCTGTTACTGCCAGCAGCGAGGCAGATTATTATGGTCTTTTATTGCTCAACGGCAATCAGCAGGGATTGGATCAAGCTATTTTTTATTCAGATGACTCGCCATCGTCAGGATTTATAGAAGCAATTGAAAACAAAATCAATAAAAAAGCTACTGAAGGTAATTACCTCTCAAAAGGTCTTGATCTCACTGCCATTGCAAATGCTCAGGTGGATAACGATATAAAACTTCAAAAATTCAGTGGAGAACAAACCAGCAAACAAGCAGGCTGGATAAAGATAGCGACTGGTGGAGCTGCTGGATACCTCTTAATGATGTTTATCATTATCTACGGCAATATGTTGATGCGATCTGTAATTGAAGAAAAAACCAATCGAATCATAGAAGTCATTGTAAGCAGTGTAAAGCCTAAGTACTTGATGCTGGGAAAAATTACGGGTACATCCCTTGCTGGAATTACTCAGTTTGCTATTTGGGTAGTCCTGGGTGGGATTTTAGTAACTGTAGGTTCTATGATCTTAGGAGTAGACGCATTTACGACTCCCGCAAATGCAGATGTTATCGCAACAACACAAGATGCTTCTAAAATTGAATTGATACTTAACGACGTAGCTCAGTTGCCATTACTTAAATTGATCATTTGTTTTTTTATCTATTTCATAGGGGGGTATTTTCTCTATGCGTCTATTTATGCAGCTATCGGTGCTGCAGTTGATAGCGAGACAGATACACAACAGTTTATGTTGCCAGTCATTTTACCGTTGATGCTTGCTATTTACGTAGGATTCTTTTCAGTTATGGATAGTCCACATGGAACGGTTGCGGTGGTTTTCTCATACATTCCACTGACGTCTCCCATAGTAATGTTGATGCGCATACCCTTTGGAGAAATTGCCATATGGGAGATTTTGTTAAGTATGACTATACTTTATGGATCTATATTTTTAATGATATTTATATCTGCAAAAATCTATCGCATAGGTATCTTGATGTACGGCAAAAAAACAAACTGGAAAGAGCTCTACAAGTGGCTTAAGTATTAA
- a CDS encoding DUF6268 family outer membrane beta-barrel protein codes for MKSVLAALFLVLAFAKADAQGTDLFRAEYTYFPQRKSDNSFRRFRTFANIPLKVGEGTYFVPFIEYRNVHMVIRDTERFQEFSTDRYESYEIALGYTQPLKNNWRFGSRAGVLIASDFDEAKPVKDDYFVSASAYFIKNEKKRDDGGKPWQLVVGVQYSTTVGRPFPLPYLNYYREFKKDWSFTLGAPKMNLRYRFDDKNSVQLYARLDGFYANIQNDVDTNGGIGDNISMTTAMAGPGYQYNFTKHISVYVYAGYTFLNEIRLRNTDGDDVKIINETNTFYSRAGIKFKI; via the coding sequence ATGAAAAGTGTTCTTGCAGCTTTATTTTTAGTTCTCGCTTTCGCGAAAGCGGACGCACAAGGAACAGATCTCTTCAGAGCTGAATATACGTATTTCCCGCAGAGAAAATCTGATAACAGCTTCAGAAGGTTCAGAACATTTGCAAATATTCCTCTCAAAGTAGGGGAAGGGACTTATTTCGTGCCGTTTATCGAGTATCGGAATGTTCACATGGTGATACGTGACACAGAACGTTTCCAAGAATTCTCAACCGATAGGTACGAAAGCTACGAGATAGCTCTAGGTTATACACAACCGCTGAAGAATAACTGGCGTTTTGGTTCCCGAGCTGGGGTTTTGATAGCTTCTGACTTTGACGAGGCAAAGCCGGTTAAAGATGATTACTTTGTATCAGCATCAGCATATTTTATTAAGAATGAGAAGAAACGAGATGATGGAGGGAAGCCCTGGCAACTCGTGGTAGGTGTACAGTACAGCACTACCGTAGGAAGACCCTTTCCATTGCCATATTTGAATTACTATAGAGAATTTAAGAAAGACTGGAGTTTTACCTTAGGTGCGCCCAAAATGAATCTTAGATACAGATTTGACGATAAAAATAGCGTTCAGTTATATGCAAGACTTGACGGTTTTTATGCAAATATTCAGAACGATGTAGATACAAATGGAGGGATAGGGGATAACATATCCATGACTACAGCGATGGCAGGACCAGGTTATCAATACAATTTTACCAAGCACATATCAGTCTATGTCTATGCTGGTTACACGTTTTTAAATGAGATAAGATTGCGTAACACAGATGGGGATGATGTGAAAATTATTAACGAAACCAATACGTTTTATTCTCGAGCTGGTATAAAATTTAAAATTTAA
- a CDS encoding ABC transporter ATP-binding protein, translating into MEYTLEARGITKTYGDYTAISDVTLKVPKGSIFGLLGPNGAGKTSLIRIINQITMPDEGQVLLNGEPLHPKHIADIGYMPEERGLYKTMKVGEQCIYLAQLKGLSKREAKARLQYWFDRLGIEGWWNKKLQELSKGMAQKIQFIVTVLHEPSLLIFDEPFSGFDPVNADLIKDEIINLRDQGATIIFSTHRMESVEEMCDHIALINKSHLVLEGKLNEVKQRFRSRSYAVSLITNDAQSTFEKVPTDLQPQSTQLKGLDSTLDFTIQLPEEVTLPSVLNVLTSLGELVHFSEIIPSVNDIFIQTVRNHG; encoded by the coding sequence ATGGAATATACACTCGAGGCGCGAGGCATTACAAAAACTTATGGCGATTACACTGCGATTAGTGACGTGACGCTTAAAGTTCCCAAGGGAAGTATTTTCGGACTCTTGGGACCTAATGGCGCTGGTAAAACCAGTCTGATCAGAATCATCAATCAGATTACCATGCCCGATGAAGGTCAAGTCCTGCTCAATGGAGAGCCTCTTCATCCCAAACATATTGCCGATATAGGGTACATGCCTGAGGAGAGAGGCCTTTACAAAACTATGAAAGTAGGTGAGCAGTGCATTTATCTTGCCCAGCTCAAAGGTCTATCTAAGCGCGAGGCAAAAGCACGATTGCAATACTGGTTTGACCGACTGGGGATTGAAGGCTGGTGGAACAAAAAGTTGCAAGAGCTTTCTAAAGGTATGGCGCAGAAAATCCAGTTCATCGTAACGGTGTTACATGAGCCATCATTATTGATTTTTGATGAACCATTTTCAGGTTTTGATCCAGTTAATGCAGATTTAATAAAAGATGAGATTATCAACCTGAGGGATCAGGGAGCAACCATCATATTCTCAACGCACCGCATGGAAAGTGTTGAGGAAATGTGTGACCATATCGCATTGATCAACAAGTCACACCTTGTTCTTGAAGGAAAGTTGAATGAGGTTAAACAAAGATTCAGATCCAGATCTTATGCTGTTTCACTCATTACAAATGATGCTCAATCTACATTTGAAAAAGTCCCAACGGATTTGCAACCTCAATCTACCCAGCTCAAAGGACTAGATTCTACTCTCGATTTTACGATACAGTTACCTGAGGAAGTGACGCTTCCGTCAGTTTTAAATGTGTTGACCTCACTAGGAGAACTGGTTCATTTTAGTGAAATTATTCCGAGCGTAAACGATATTTTCATTCAAACGGTACGCAATCATGGATAA
- a CDS encoding sigma-54-dependent transcriptional regulator has protein sequence MAEILIIEDESAIRRVLVKILAEESKNYNVSEAEDGLSGIEMIKEKDYDLVLCDIKMPKMDGVEVLEAIKKIKPDTPVVMISGHGDLETAVNTMRLGAFDYISKPPDLNRLLNTVRNALDRKTLVTENTRLKKKVSKNYEMVGESELITIIKNIIEKVAPTDARVLITGGNGTGKELVAHWLHEKSNRSKAPFIEVNCAAIPGELIESELFGHVKGSFTGANKDRAGKFEAANGGTIFLDEIGDMSLKAQAKVLRALQENKIQRVGSDKDIKVDVRILAATNKDLKKEIEDKKFREDLYHRLAVILINVPSLNDRRDDIPLLVEHFAKKIAQEQGNGAKKFTSDSLKLLKEYDWTGNIRELRNVVERLIILGGDEISKKDVTLFASKQ, from the coding sequence ATGGCAGAAATACTCATAATAGAAGATGAAAGTGCAATACGCAGGGTTCTGGTTAAAATTCTAGCCGAAGAAAGTAAAAACTATAACGTTTCTGAAGCTGAGGACGGCCTCAGCGGTATAGAAATGATTAAAGAAAAAGACTACGATCTGGTACTCTGTGATATCAAAATGCCTAAAATGGACGGCGTGGAGGTGCTTGAAGCAATTAAAAAAATCAAGCCTGATACACCCGTTGTGATGATTTCTGGACATGGTGATCTTGAGACTGCCGTTAATACCATGAGGCTCGGAGCATTTGATTATATCTCTAAACCGCCAGACTTGAATCGCCTGTTGAACACAGTGCGGAATGCTCTTGATAGGAAAACTTTAGTGACAGAGAACACCAGGCTCAAGAAGAAAGTCAGTAAAAATTATGAGATGGTAGGTGAGTCTGAGCTCATTACCATTATTAAGAATATTATTGAAAAAGTCGCACCTACAGATGCTCGGGTACTCATTACCGGTGGTAATGGTACAGGTAAAGAACTTGTAGCACACTGGCTGCATGAAAAAAGCAATAGGAGCAAGGCACCGTTTATTGAGGTAAACTGTGCAGCAATACCAGGTGAACTTATTGAAAGTGAGCTTTTTGGTCATGTTAAAGGTAGTTTCACAGGAGCAAATAAAGATCGTGCAGGTAAATTTGAAGCCGCAAATGGTGGTACGATCTTCTTGGATGAGATAGGAGACATGAGTCTCAAAGCGCAGGCTAAGGTTCTGAGAGCTCTTCAAGAAAATAAAATTCAGCGCGTAGGTAGCGACAAGGACATTAAGGTTGATGTGCGTATTCTCGCTGCGACTAATAAGGATCTAAAGAAAGAAATAGAGGACAAAAAGTTTCGTGAGGACTTATACCATCGCCTAGCTGTCATTTTGATAAATGTACCCTCTCTCAATGATCGCAGAGATGATATACCATTATTGGTAGAACATTTCGCTAAAAAGATAGCGCAAGAACAAGGCAATGGTGCAAAAAAATTCACTTCAGATTCTCTAAAACTCTTGAAAGAGTATGACTGGACGGGTAATATTAGAGAACTGCGTAATGTAGTAGAAAGGTTGATTATTTTAGGGGGAGATGAAATCTCAAAAAAAGATGTGACCCTTTTTGCTAGTAAGCAATAG
- a CDS encoding PPK2 family polyphosphate kinase has translation MDTKKYLASANVDLSQIPTRDSITLSKSEAKAELDQVRRDLAKFQEKLFANDTYSVLACFQGMDTAGKDSLVREVFKDFNVRGVEQHSFKVPTELERSHGYLWRHYVKLPQKGTFGIFNRTHYENVLVTRVHPEYLMAEKLPGINNVDDVDQNFWDMRFDQINNFETELVQNGTIVFKFFLHLSKGEQKNRLLRRLRKPEKNWKFSPGDLAERKLWDKYQYCYQEAIKHTHNSEAPWYIIPADDKPMARLIVARILLEELNKYKDIDFPELSELEQNNLQLYKDQLNSE, from the coding sequence ATGGATACTAAGAAATACCTTGCATCTGCAAATGTTGATTTATCACAAATCCCAACGCGTGACAGCATTACCCTTTCAAAATCTGAAGCAAAAGCTGAACTAGATCAAGTGCGTCGAGATCTCGCAAAATTTCAAGAAAAACTTTTTGCGAATGATACATACTCGGTACTCGCTTGTTTCCAAGGAATGGACACTGCAGGTAAGGATAGTTTGGTTCGCGAGGTGTTCAAGGATTTTAATGTGCGTGGTGTAGAACAGCACAGTTTCAAGGTTCCTACAGAATTAGAGCGCAGTCATGGATATTTGTGGAGGCACTACGTGAAACTACCTCAAAAAGGAACCTTCGGTATTTTTAATCGTACCCATTACGAGAATGTTTTGGTGACAAGAGTTCATCCAGAATATTTGATGGCTGAAAAGCTCCCAGGCATTAATAATGTTGATGATGTCGATCAAAACTTTTGGGACATGCGTTTTGATCAAATCAATAATTTTGAGACGGAACTTGTTCAGAACGGTACAATTGTCTTTAAGTTTTTTCTCCATTTAAGCAAGGGCGAGCAAAAGAATCGTCTGTTACGTCGTTTGCGCAAACCTGAAAAAAATTGGAAATTCTCACCAGGAGATCTTGCGGAAAGAAAGCTGTGGGATAAATATCAGTACTGTTATCAAGAAGCAATAAAACATACTCATAACTCAGAAGCGCCCTGGTACATCATCCCAGCAGATGATAAGCCTATGGCAAGACTTATAGTCGCTAGGATTTTATTGGAAGAACTAAATAAATATAAGGATATCGATTTTCCAGAACTTTCAGAGCTTGAACAAAATAACCTTCAGCTTTACAAAGACCAGCTCAATTCTGAATAA